One Caldalkalibacillus uzonensis DNA segment encodes these proteins:
- a CDS encoding TrmH family RNA methyltransferase translates to MVQEICSKHNPRFKEWKKLATKKGRERAGLFLVEGEHLVQEALTSGCSVVDMIISEDYDKAGEWIRVAEEHRIRTFLLPRSLFNSLAETQTPQGIILAVRRPVFPPFKQYIHEGDMLLLVDSVQDPGNLGTMIRTAAAAGVDAVILGKGTTDPLSGKVLRSTQGAVFHLPFYSDDLINLIPELRKEGWLVIGTDVREAVDMRELKVTEKQKVALLVGNEAQGVDPALQQLADDNVKIPIFGHAESLNVSVAAGILLYHIQCQKHGKH, encoded by the coding sequence GATTTGTTCCAAACACAATCCGCGTTTCAAAGAGTGGAAAAAGTTAGCGACTAAAAAAGGACGGGAACGGGCCGGTCTCTTTCTGGTGGAGGGAGAACATTTGGTGCAAGAGGCTCTTACATCCGGTTGTTCTGTTGTTGACATGATCATCAGTGAGGATTATGATAAGGCGGGTGAATGGATCCGAGTAGCGGAGGAACACCGGATCAGGACCTTTCTTTTGCCCCGGTCTTTATTTAACAGTCTTGCTGAGACACAAACGCCTCAAGGGATTATTTTGGCTGTAAGGCGGCCGGTGTTTCCCCCCTTCAAGCAATATATCCATGAGGGGGACATGCTGCTTTTAGTGGACAGCGTCCAGGACCCCGGTAATCTGGGGACGATGATCCGCACAGCAGCGGCGGCCGGGGTGGACGCTGTTATACTGGGAAAAGGAACGACCGATCCCTTGTCAGGGAAGGTGTTGCGTTCCACCCAGGGGGCTGTGTTTCACCTTCCTTTTTACTCAGATGATTTAATCAATCTTATTCCGGAGTTGAGAAAGGAAGGGTGGCTGGTGATCGGCACAGATGTCAGAGAGGCCGTTGACATGCGTGAGTTAAAGGTGACAGAAAAACAGAAAGTAGCTTTGTTAGTGGGCAACGAGGCCCAAGGTGTCGATCCCGCCCTGCAGCAGTTGGCGGATGATAACGTTAAAATTCCCATCTTTGGACATGCTGAATCTTTGAACGTCAGTGTCGCTGCAGGCATTTTACTTTATCACATTCAATGTCAAAAGCATGGTAAGCATTAA